From the genome of Saccharomyces kudriavzevii IFO 1802 strain IFO1802 genome assembly, chromosome: 16:
GCGTTCTAAAAGCGTTAGCTGTCAGCTGCAATTATAATCCCTTGCTCTTTTAATCATTTAAACTAATGAAGGCCCGAACGCGCAGtcgaaagaaaaagcatgATGATTGGTTCAAAGTTGTTGTCGATTACCCGGACAATATATCTCATCACAATACGCTTCTAAGAACTTAACGGTGAGCAGTTGTAAATATATACTACTTTGACGATTGTGAGTTAGTATTCAGTGTACCCTACGTCTCCTCTATGTATATGGCAGAGTATCAGTCGCGTGCCTTTATATTTCGTATGAGATCTGcttcaaacaaaagaatAGTTTCTACATGTGTATGTGTTGAAAGTCCTCAATACTATATAGTGGCTGCTAGAACTCACTGATGCGTTTCTGAGTTTGAATCCTACAGTGCTTCGTCACCGAATTATTCTTGGCCGAGTTTGTTGTCTTTTATCGGGACTCTTCGAGGATTCCTTGGGCTAGCATTCGTTTATGATTTACTTCGCTTCTTTTCGGCCGTGAAGCCTTCGGGATCCACTCGAAGCACTGCAATGCATGAATTCACGCACTTGTGATGTAAAGTTTTCTGcaacatctttttttctttttaacCTGCAAGCTGACTGCAATTATTGGAGTTCCCTTATAGTGTCCACTAGTTCTTGGATATACTTACCCTCTTCGGGATCAACAGTGGGCCCATTTGGATTCCTAATCGCGCTGCTACTATGCATGTTGCTGGTGGCTTCATCGCCCACAGATTTGCCTGTCGGGGATGGGGTTCTTGTCATCATGGCAGCAGCGGTTGCCACGGCCACCTCACGACGTTGCTCCTCTTCTATTTTGGCGTTACGATCCCTCAAGACTTGTAGTAGTTTGCTGTGAGCTTGCCTCAACTGCAtcaatttgttttcaaagcCTTGTGGGAATTGGTCATACAGCTCGGTTGCTTGTGCCTGCTTTTTAACGTCATCCAGAGCGTTTATTCCTCTCCATAAATAGTCTTGCCTGTCGATAATAGGTCGAACTTCTAATCTACTATGAGTTTGCAGCGGTATATCTACACTATTTCTTCGAAATTTGGCAATGCCGTTATAACTGATACTGTCAGTGTCTATCGTGTCATTTCCAACTGTATTGGCACTTGAACGGTTGTAATAGTTGTTGAATAAGCTTCTTGTCGAGGGAACttgagaagagaaagaaggcCTGAAAGCTAAATTTCTGGTATAGGGATTTACATTTGGTATTGTCCTGGGTAGCTCGTGTAGGCTGTCATTGCCATATCgttcatcgtcttcattcGTTACTTGCTTTCGTACtgagttctttttttgaagatcttTCATGGAGATATAAGtaacaaaatattgaatgGTTTTCAGAGGAGCACCATATCAAATTTCGTGCCGGCGCAACTTGGGTAGCTGGTATCATTGCTCATTGATGTATTTCTGATATGCCGAATTTTGTCCTCACTTCGCGGCTAGCAAATTTGTAAAAATGACAGTGAAAAATCCAATTCTTATTGCCACGCTCTTTCGCTCCAAACAATCTAGAGAGAAAGGCTTGCTATAAGTATCACTCTCAGGCGGTAGTGAGATCTaacttggaattttcaGAAGCTTTGTTTCAAAACTGCTGTCTTTGCAGTATTCGCATGAATTTCAGCGGATTCTCATTGATTATAGTTGGTTCTTTTTCGACCAGGTATAATGACTAAGAGACCACCTTGGAAACGTTTGTTGTGGTTGAAACAGGAATATCCAGACAACTATACGGATCCGAGCTTTATCAACTTAAGGGCAAAACAAAAGGTTGAAAGCACTAAGAAGTCTGATAGAAAATTATCTGAAGCAGCTCGCTCTCAAATTAGATTGGATTTTATAAGTTTTTACCAAACTGTATTGAACACCTCTTTCATTTACATTACTTTTACGTATATTTACTATTATGGTCATGATTCTATTCCGCCAACGATTTTCCTTTCGTTAATAACATTGATTATATCAAGGAAGAAAGTTGATCCTTTATTATCCTCGTTCATGAATGTTAAATCCTCGTTGATCATCACATTTGCAATGTTGACACTCTCCCCAGTTCTCAAATCACTTTCTAAGACAACCGCATCTGATTCCATATGGACGCTGTCCTTCTGGTTAACGTTGTGGTACGTGTTCGTTATTTCATCAACAAGAACGAAGCAGAAACcttcaaatctttccaCTAATATACTTGTTGCCCTGGTTGCCGTATTATCATCAAGATTGTCAACTACGATCGATGTgttttgtttccttttgaTTTGTATTCAATTGAATATCATCCTACCTAGCTATCTATCGGCGACAAGTAAAGTGGTACCAATGATCTCGAATGTCATTGTCTACTCTTTTCTAAACGTTACACTGGGTTGGATCTACATgcttttgattttcctTGTTTCTGTATTTTACATCATTGTTTTACCCAAGTGGTTCATTTACTGGAAAATCAACTATCATAAACGAGATAACGATTTACTAAGTACATGGGATGCAAGAACTCCAATATTAGATTAACTCAATCGGTGaaaggattttttttgcaatatGAAGAGAAGATTATGATGTCCCGTCTGTACAGACCTTTCTCTGGCCCAACCTCGACCTAACTGTGTCTCATTCTTATATATCGTAACTGTAATAATaactaagaaaaaaccCGACACACAATGTCGAACTACTTATTGAGAGGTGACCGTCATAAAGAACTTGCTATAGTATAAAGTAACCCGTTTAGTGAATGACGGGCCCTGAAGCCTGCATTCAGGATCTATGATGTTGAGTGAGTCAATAATCTTCAAAACTCATCGGTGAGTGTTTGCACCTCAAGTGGGGcgcaataaaaaagaaaaaacacCCCTTACGCAGGGCAGTAAGGATCCTGGCCAATAGGGTACATGTACCACTTGTTCTGACAAAGGGTTGAGAATGTTCAAAGTGTAAACTCTCCCCATTTATAGTCACTGGTTTCTCGGCAGCGGCTTCCTGTTTTCCTATCTTGACGCATTGGCGTCTAAAATGTATCACCCGGGTGAGAGACATTCATATT
Proteins encoded in this window:
- the SKDI16G1960 gene encoding uncharacterized protein (similar to Saccharomyces cerevisiae YBR197C and YPL077C; ancestral locus Anc_8.546), with the protein product MKDLQKKNSVRKQVTNEDDERYGNDSLHELPRTIPNVNPYTRNLAFRPSFSSQVPSTRSLFNNYYNRSSANTVGNDTIDTDSISYNGIAKFRRNSVDIPLQTHSRLEVRPIIDRQDYLWRGINALDDVKKQAQATELYDQFPQGFENKLMQLRQAHSKLLQVLRDRNAKIEEEQRREVAVATAAAMMTRTPSPTGKSVGDEATSNMHSSSAIRNPNGPTVDPEEGKYIQELVDTIRELQ
- the GPI2 gene encoding phosphatidylinositol N-acetylglucosaminyltransferase (similar to Saccharomyces cerevisiae GPI2 (YPL076W); ancestral locus Anc_8.545); translated protein: MTKRPPWKRLLWLKQEYPDNYTDPSFINLRAKQKVESTKKSDRKLSEAARSQIRLDFISFYQTVLNTSFIYITFTYIYYYGHDSIPPTIFLSLITLIISRKKVDPLLSSFMNVKSSLIITFAMLTLSPVLKSLSKTTASDSIWTLSFWLTLWYVFVISSTRTKQKPSNLSTNILVALVAVLSSRLSTTIDVFCFLLICIQLNIILPSYLSATSKVVPMISNVIVYSFLNVTLGWIYMLLIFLVSVFYIIVLPKWFIYWKINYHKRDNDLLSTWDARTPILD